In Drosophila santomea strain STO CAGO 1482 unplaced genomic scaffold, Prin_Dsan_1.1 Segkk69_quiver_pilon_scaf, whole genome shotgun sequence, a single window of DNA contains:
- the LOC122756604 gene encoding E3 SUMO-protein ligase ZBED1-like, with amino-acid sequence MILRTYFERPNEPADKDPLVYWMANGETLKPITRLCMKYLCIPATSTESERTFSKAGQIISDRRSSLKPKYLDMLLFLNKNLNN; translated from the exons ATGATCTTGCGAACATATTTCGAAAGGCCTAATGAGCCGGCGGATAAGGATCCCCTTGTTTATTGGATG GCAAACGGTGAGACATTGAAACCTATAACGAGATTATGTATGAAGTACCTCTGCATCCCAGCAACTTCGACCGAATCCGAAAGGACCTTCAGTAAGGCCGGTCAAATAATATCTGACCGAAGGTCTTCACTAAAACCCAAATATCTTGACATGTTACTTTTTCTTAACAAAAACCTTAACAATTGA